The Antennarius striatus isolate MH-2024 chromosome 20, ASM4005453v1, whole genome shotgun sequence genome includes a region encoding these proteins:
- the inhbaa gene encoding inhibin subunit beta Aa encodes MWVLPLLGWSVLLLQGRASSWDQSAAADAHCPSCALARQRRGDGAEGAEPAGREDVVEAVKRHILNMLHLQTRPNITRPVPRAALLNALRKLHVGRVDADGSVQIEGGQGGRGLAGGGDDAEGDASDAQETTEIITFAEAGDSRGVVSFVLSREGGEVSLVDQANVWLFLRLAKANRSRAKVTIRLFQLRPPPAADLLLAEKNVDTRRSGWHTFSVSGAVQALLEGGAGPLTLRASCPLCADAGATLVLVSPHGSEARPNQREQSHRPFLMAVVRPEDGGEGRRRRKRGLECDGKVRVCCKRQFYVNFKDIGWNDWIIAPPGYHANYCEGECPSHVASITGSTLSFHSTVISHYRMRGYSPFQSLRSCCVPTRLRAMSMLYYNEEQKIIKKDIQNMIVEECGCS; translated from the exons ATGTGGGTGCTCCCCCTGCTGGGCTGGAGCGTCCTGCTCCTCCAGGGGCGCGCGTCCTCCTGGGACCAGTCGGCGGCGGCGGACGCCCACTGCCCCTCCTGCGCCCTGGCGCGGCAGAGGCGGGGCGATGGggcggagggggcggagcctgctGGGCGGGAGGACGTGGTGGAGGCGGTGAAGCGTCACATCCTCAACATGTTGCACCTCCAGACGCGCCCCAACATCACTCGGCCCGTCCCCCGCGCCGCGCTGCTCAACGCCCTCAGGAAGCTCCACGTGGGGCGGGTCGACGCCGACGGCAGCGTGCAGATagagggggggcagggggggcggggcctggcaGGGGGCGGGGACGACGCGGAGGGAGACGCCAGCGATGCCCAGGAGACGACAGAGATCATCACCTTCGCTGAGgccg GTGACTCTAGGGGCGTGGTCAGCTTCGTCCTGtccagggaggggggggaggtgTCTCTGGTGGACCAGGCTAACGTCTGGCTCTTCCTGCGTCTGGCTAAAGCTAACCGCAGCCGCGCTAAAGTCACCATCCGCCTCTTCCAGCTCCgtcccccccccgccgccgacCTCCTGCTGGCGGAGAAGAACGTGGACACCCGGCGCAGCGGCTGGCACACCTTCTCGGTGTCGGGGGCGGTGCAGGCGCTGCTGGAGGGCGGGGCCGGCCCTCTGACCCTGAGGGCGTCCTGCCCCCTCTGCGCCGACGCCGGGGCCACCCTGGTGCTGGTGTCCCCCCACGGCTCCGAGGCGCGCCCCAACCAGCGGGAGCAGTCCCACCGGCCCTTCCTGATGGCGGTGGTGCGGCCCGAGGACGGGGGCGAGGGGCGGCGGCGCCGGAAGCGGGGGCTGGAGTGCGACGGGAAGGTGCGCGTCTGCTGCAAGCGGCAGTTCTACGTCAACTTCAAGGACATCGGCTGGAACGACTGGATCATCGCCCCCCCCGGTTACCACGCCAACTACTGCGAAGGGGAGTGTCCGTCGCACGTGGCGAGCATCACGGGCTCCACCCTGTCCTTCCACTCCACCGTCATCAGCCACTACCGCATGCGGGGGTACAGCCCCTTCCAGAGCCTGCGCTCCTGCTGCGTGCCCACGCGGCTGCGCGCCATGTCCATGCTGTACTACAACGAGGAGCAGAAGATCATCAAGAAGGACATCCAGAACATGATCGTGGAGGAGTGCGGATGCTCCTAA
- the eci2 gene encoding enoyl-CoA delta isomerase 2 — MAGVALKLSVPWRLITLRSSTRFAASPVVKVHTSASVMGATVEQFEQAKTKLSTLKSDPGNEVKLKIYALFKQATQGPCNTPKPGMLDFVNKAKWEAWKSLGAVSQDEARHMYCDLIGSLVEKEGGGSAQAAAAPAASGTAYNTLLVTRGDNITTITFNRPSKKNAITNEMYNEIITALGEAAKDESVLTVMTGAGDFYCSGNDLTNFTQIPEGGVEAMAKRGGDLLRKYVKAYIDFPKPLVAVVNGPAVGIPVTLLGLFDLVYATERATFQTPFSQLGQSPEGCSSYVFPKIMGTAKASELLLFNRKLTAVQACGAGLVTEVFPDSSFQTEVWPRLKAYAQLPPNSLALSKQLLRSAEKDRLHAVNDAEVELLVERWMSDECFNAVMSFFQAKAKL; from the exons ATGGCCGGCGTCGCCCTGAAGCTGTCGGTTCCCTGGCGCCTCATCACGTTACGAAG CTCGACTCGATTCGCCGCCAGTCCCGTTGTGAAAGTCCACACCTCAGCCTCTGTGATGG gggcGACGGTTGAGCAGTTTGAACAGGCTAAGACCAAACTGTCCACGCTGAAGAGCGACCCCGGCAACGAGGTCAAGCTGAAGATCTACGCCCTCTTTAAACAG GCCACCCAGGGACCCTGTAACACCCCCAAACCAGGCATGCTGGACTTTGTCAACAAGGCGAAATGGGAGGCGTGGAAATCCCTGGGCGCCGTCTCACAG GATGAAGCCAGGCACATGTACTGTGACTTGATTGGCTCCCTGGTGGAGAAAGAGGGTGGAGGCTCCGcccaggcggcggcggcgccggcCGCTAGCGGGACGGCGTACAACACGCTGCTGGTGACCAGGGGCGACAatatcaccaccatcaccttcAACAGGCCGTCCAAGAAGAACGCCATCACCAACGAG ATGTACAACGAGATCATCACAGCGCTGGGGGAGGCGGCTAAGGACGAGTCAGTTCTCACCGTGATGacag GCGCTGGAGATTTCTACTGCAGTGGAAACGATCTGACCAACTTCACTCAGATCCCTGAGGGAGGGGTGGAGGCCATGGCCAAACGGGGCGGCGACCTGCTCAG GAAGTACGTGAAGGCCTACATCGATTTCCCGAAGCCGCTGGTTGCCGTGGTGAACGGACCAGCTGTAGGGATCCCCGTCACGCTGCTGGGGCTGTTTGACCTGGTCTACGCCACAGAgagg gccaccTTCCAGACGCCATTCAGTCAGCTGGGTCAGAGTCCTGAGGGATGCTCCTCCTACGTCTTCCCCAAAATCATGGGCACCGccaag GCCagtgagctgctgctgttcaaCAGGAAGCTGACGGCGGTGCAGGCGTGCGGGGCGGGGCTGGTGACCGAGGTGTTCCCCGACAGCAGCTTCCAGACGGAGGTGTGGCCCCGGCTGAAGGCCTACGCCCAGCTGCCCCccaat TCTCTGGCGCTGTCGAAGCAGCTGCTCCGCTCGGCGGAGAAGGACCGCCTCCACGCCGTCAACGACGCGGAGGTGGAGCTCCTGGTGGAGCGCTGGATGTCCGACGAGTGCTTCAACGCCGTCATGAGCTTCTTCCAGGCCAAGGCTAAACTCTGA